One segment of Asaia bogorensis NBRC 16594 DNA contains the following:
- a CDS encoding glucosamine inositolphosphorylceramide transferase family protein — protein sequence MSLRKDIWRTGILQAPLATLLENPDWTDIACHFLPDMPRDFQFRADPFGVWHEGRLHVFVEIYDYRNRIGEIEVLIYDKEYQLLSQQIVLREPWHLSYPQIIEAEGAFWMLPEAHRSGTQTLYRAKRFPDQWEPVCQIDLGGEVAVDATLCFHDDLWWMIYTPVEAAKKAPSRLHVAHAKSLTGPWTRHGQNPIRLDPSSARAGGTPVMIDGKLMLPVQDCAHTYGGAIRPLWFDVLTTERVVTRSGPALPIPSVCAPYDEGMHTLSAAGDVTLFDIKRTVLSPHGLMIEAGRELRKLRKRVGLA from the coding sequence ATGAGCTTGCGAAAGGATATCTGGCGAACCGGCATCTTGCAGGCCCCGCTTGCAACGTTGCTCGAAAACCCCGACTGGACAGATATTGCCTGCCATTTCCTGCCGGACATGCCGCGTGACTTCCAGTTTCGTGCCGACCCGTTCGGGGTGTGGCACGAGGGCAGGCTGCACGTCTTTGTCGAGATCTATGACTACCGCAACCGCATTGGCGAGATTGAGGTGCTCATCTACGATAAAGAGTATCAGCTTCTCAGCCAGCAGATCGTGCTGCGTGAGCCCTGGCACCTTTCCTACCCGCAGATCATCGAGGCAGAGGGCGCGTTCTGGATGCTCCCTGAGGCGCATCGCTCGGGAACACAGACACTCTATCGTGCCAAGCGCTTTCCCGATCAGTGGGAACCCGTCTGCCAGATCGATCTGGGTGGCGAAGTCGCGGTTGATGCCACGCTCTGCTTCCATGACGATCTGTGGTGGATGATCTACACCCCTGTCGAAGCCGCCAAGAAAGCCCCAAGCCGTCTGCATGTCGCCCATGCCAAAAGCCTGACGGGCCCCTGGACGCGTCATGGTCAGAACCCGATACGCCTCGATCCTTCCAGCGCACGGGCGGGAGGCACGCCGGTCATGATTGATGGAAAGCTCATGCTGCCGGTTCAGGATTGCGCGCATACCTATGGTGGCGCCATCCGTCCCCTCTGGTTCGATGTGCTCACCACCGAGCGCGTTGTAACCCGCAGCGGGCCAGCCTTGCCCATACCGTCGGTTTGCGCACCCTATGATGAAGGCATGCACACCCTGTCTGCGGCAGGCGATGTCACGCTGTTCGATATCAAGCGAACAGTTCTGTCGCCGCATGGCCTTATGATCGAGGCCGGACGCGAACTGCGCAAACTGCGCAAGCGCGTGGGTCTGGCCTGA
- a CDS encoding response regulator transcription factor → MDARNEFTGETIVYVVDDDASIRQALDDLLSAVGQKVRCFADAESFIVAPKENCPACLILDIRMPGLSGMDFHRRMAGLGLDYPVVFITGHGDIAMGVEAMKNGAIEFLTKPFRDLDLLDAIQRGLAIDEASQQKRAEGEALLRRWRSLNAGEKQVARLVVTGLLNKQTAGILGVSEITVKVRRAQIMRKMEAGSLPDLVREMDRLRGLSPADLES, encoded by the coding sequence ATGGATGCTCGTAATGAGTTCACGGGAGAAACGATCGTTTACGTGGTCGACGACGATGCCTCTATTCGTCAGGCACTCGATGATCTGCTGAGCGCGGTTGGGCAGAAAGTTCGATGCTTTGCCGATGCGGAGAGCTTCATTGTCGCGCCGAAAGAGAACTGCCCCGCTTGCCTGATCCTCGATATCCGGATGCCGGGCCTGTCCGGGATGGATTTTCATCGGCGCATGGCTGGGCTCGGTCTGGATTATCCGGTGGTCTTCATCACCGGTCATGGGGATATTGCCATGGGGGTCGAAGCGATGAAGAACGGGGCGATCGAATTCCTGACGAAGCCGTTTCGCGATCTCGATCTGCTCGATGCCATCCAGCGGGGCCTGGCGATTGATGAGGCATCACAGCAAAAGAGAGCGGAGGGCGAGGCGCTTCTACGGCGCTGGCGTAGTCTGAACGCTGGTGAGAAGCAGGTTGCCCGTCTCGTGGTCACAGGGTTGCTCAACAAACAGACGGCGGGAATACTGGGGGTCAGTGAGATCACTGTGAAAGTGCGTCGTGCGCAGATCATGCGCAAGATGGAGGCAGGCTCATTGCCAGATCTTGTGCGTGAGATGGATCGTCTGAGAGGGCTCTCGCCAGCCGACCTCGAAAGCTGA
- a CDS encoding TonB-dependent receptor has product MSHDMHHLKTAYSWGNRIVLPRQAACMAGLMLPLILPCETALAAEGAARAKAASEAENPAGAASKSAEWKKGRKAFRAKGGSHKIAANTATPQTETISVARDVHRAAQPNMTVLTPADWRNTLSGSNPLALLAQTPGVSYTSSDSYGLDESDASLFLRGFHMNELGILFEGIPLNDSSFGTLSGTNVLNISVPDTIGSIVVSPGTSRESTFSSSNNGGEIRYMLMAPTETHSLAVNQAVGSNNTLVTTLVGQSGTLGTSGPRVLAGFQRISKDKYQGQGSQNMLRGNIKAVQDVAWGDLTAFFSASQAQVWGYNNVSHDMLDKLGWRGADFTYPNYEAAYDMARPENAEAQCGPYSCAERAALTPYDSGQVSQDFIGSLAHRFRIGSRLHGKALFYGASTYTDASVSDPTTPSETGAPFSEQVWHSAVQRFGGSLTLDYRIGHHLLSAGLWQETSRSVADQSWYNEPLLGSGAPLRAIGPFDRYGPAFQTQNLSRWHTSSRQIFLHDDWKLTPSLLLGLGFKAIDVHSSGGGVGDDGAPRGNLRSQNGFLPHLSLLWTLSPRQDLFIDAAQTQSGYRMSPRGNIGYSASIWSASDQASFDEALSRIAPEKDMTVTIGGHRKEGRFRLSWDGYFSLVENRLVSASIGTLHSPVNTVGIVRASHIWGGDVAASLPLGPYLTLSQSLSVSRFRYGGDLVAGGEIFPIRGKAQPGYPALSLQSSAFVHVGQVEAGATSIVYLDRPFSYTNDIMGPNYWNTTAYIAWKRPGHAGWPPLDMRLDIYNLLNSKMIGNLNVDGAPFSGDYQTMQRSAPRQLVFSLGTRF; this is encoded by the coding sequence ATGAGCCATGATATGCATCACCTGAAAACCGCTTATTCCTGGGGGAATCGGATCGTTTTGCCGCGTCAGGCGGCCTGCATGGCCGGCCTGATGCTTCCCCTCATCCTGCCCTGCGAGACAGCTCTGGCCGCTGAAGGGGCCGCGAGGGCAAAAGCCGCATCCGAGGCGGAAAACCCTGCTGGTGCAGCGTCCAAATCCGCAGAGTGGAAAAAAGGCCGGAAGGCTTTTCGGGCTAAAGGGGGGAGCCATAAGATTGCAGCAAATACGGCGACTCCTCAGACCGAGACCATCAGCGTGGCCAGAGATGTCCACCGCGCGGCTCAGCCCAATATGACCGTGCTCACCCCAGCTGACTGGCGCAATACGCTGAGTGGTTCCAATCCGCTCGCTCTCCTCGCCCAGACGCCCGGTGTTTCCTATACGTCATCAGATTCCTACGGCCTCGACGAATCCGATGCGAGCCTGTTTCTGCGTGGGTTTCATATGAATGAACTCGGCATTCTCTTTGAGGGCATTCCGCTGAATGATTCGAGTTTCGGGACGCTGAGCGGCACAAATGTGCTCAATATCAGTGTCCCTGATACGATCGGTTCCATTGTCGTGTCTCCCGGTACCTCACGCGAGAGTACTTTTTCGAGCAGCAATAATGGCGGCGAAATCCGCTACATGCTCATGGCGCCCACAGAAACACACAGCCTTGCCGTCAACCAGGCCGTAGGGAGCAACAACACCCTTGTCACGACGCTCGTAGGGCAATCCGGTACGCTTGGCACGTCGGGACCGCGTGTGCTCGCCGGCTTCCAGCGTATCAGCAAGGATAAATATCAGGGGCAGGGCTCGCAGAACATGCTGCGCGGCAATATCAAGGCTGTGCAGGATGTCGCCTGGGGTGATCTGACTGCCTTTTTCTCGGCCTCGCAGGCGCAGGTCTGGGGCTATAACAACGTGTCCCACGATATGCTGGACAAGCTAGGCTGGCGCGGTGCGGATTTCACCTATCCGAATTATGAGGCAGCTTACGATATGGCGCGCCCTGAAAATGCCGAGGCGCAATGCGGCCCCTATAGCTGTGCGGAGCGTGCCGCCCTGACCCCGTATGACAGCGGTCAGGTCTCGCAGGATTTCATAGGGTCTCTGGCCCATCGCTTCCGGATCGGAAGTCGCCTTCATGGCAAGGCGCTCTTCTACGGGGCAAGCACGTATACCGACGCCAGCGTTTCAGACCCGACAACCCCTTCCGAAACTGGCGCTCCGTTTTCAGAGCAGGTCTGGCATTCTGCGGTCCAGCGCTTCGGCGGCAGTCTCACCCTCGACTACCGGATCGGGCATCATCTTCTTTCTGCAGGACTCTGGCAGGAGACATCACGCTCGGTTGCCGATCAGTCCTGGTATAACGAGCCGCTCCTGGGGAGTGGGGCACCACTCCGGGCTATCGGACCGTTTGATCGCTACGGACCCGCCTTTCAGACACAAAATCTCTCCCGTTGGCACACATCTTCGCGCCAGATCTTTTTGCATGACGACTGGAAGCTCACGCCTTCCCTGCTCCTGGGGCTAGGGTTCAAGGCAATAGATGTGCATTCCTCGGGCGGTGGTGTTGGGGATGATGGCGCCCCGCGAGGAAATCTGCGCTCGCAAAACGGCTTCCTGCCGCATCTCTCCCTGCTCTGGACGCTGTCGCCCCGTCAGGATCTGTTCATCGACGCCGCCCAGACCCAGAGCGGCTATCGCATGTCGCCTCGCGGCAATATCGGCTATTCCGCCTCGATCTGGTCCGCTTCGGATCAGGCAAGTTTCGATGAGGCCCTGTCGCGTATCGCTCCTGAAAAGGACATGACAGTCACGATCGGCGGACACAGGAAAGAGGGACGCTTCAGATTGTCATGGGATGGGTACTTCTCGCTTGTCGAAAACCGGCTTGTTTCGGCGTCGATCGGCACGTTGCACAGCCCGGTCAACACCGTCGGGATCGTGCGGGCATCGCATATCTGGGGGGGAGATGTCGCGGCCAGCCTGCCTCTGGGACCGTATCTGACACTCAGCCAGTCACTTTCGGTCAGTCGCTTCCGCTACGGTGGCGATCTGGTCGCCGGAGGTGAAATCTTCCCGATTAGGGGAAAGGCCCAGCCGGGTTACCCGGCCCTGTCTCTGCAAAGCTCGGCCTTTGTGCATGTCGGACAGGTCGAGGCCGGTGCGACGAGTATAGTCTATCTCGACCGTCCTTTCTCGTACACCAACGACATCATGGGGCCGAATTACTGGAATACCACGGCCTATATTGCGTGGAAACGCCCTGGTCATGCAGGCTGGCCGCCGCTCGACATGCGTCTTGATATCTATAATTTGCTCAACAGCAAGATGATCGGCAACCTCAACGTGGATGGCGCCCCGTTCTCCGGAGATTATCAGACCATGCAGCGCTCGGCGCCGAGACAACTCGTTTTCAGCCTGGGTACGAGGTTCTGA
- a CDS encoding ShlB/FhaC/HecB family hemolysin secretion/activation protein, with amino-acid sequence MKGLRKRALGHSGQKRAGCTPFTVRLLRAGALCCAAIGMANSPLAQAQTVFHSGATSRSANLPDLSAPASRTHDLAPVALQSDRLVLPQLRALIIQPAGRISEQDGRSSLTTTGLDILRSPDFTAIMTPFIGQALRFGQMQALIDAVVGYYRARGHAFVTVSVPPQKIHQGILHIDVLEYRIGAIRVVGNRWFSDRTIRNQSGLRTGQTLSLDSLQTDLSWVNSNPFRTIDMVYRPGAAPGLTDVDLKVADRLPLYVYGAYNNQLDPTLGRVNWDLGISWGNAFNLGHILTYQLQRSVSGRFTGHNGSWEIPLTSRDALLVFGSYSVSYPVADQPLTNKGISGQASLRWQHMLPHIALGTLFGLDGTTQLGFDWKSTISDQFSAAVPLILANAETNQFVAGFMGSLQDPLGKTEINNQIVYGPPGISAYNKRGWYETIFPNAKPNYVYDRLTLKRALSLPWGFKANTRAAWQGATHNLLYSEQLMIGGMGTVRGYYVNTSFGSRGLMFSEEINTKGFSLGKWTGLSALEDTNTLGAFWDWGDNSQVHPAGIGPRVVTLSSIGADLNSKINRHLNMTVDAGWRLRRAASRGDRGVFCDFNLVAGF; translated from the coding sequence ATGAAGGGGCTGCGCAAGCGAGCTTTGGGTCATTCGGGACAGAAGAGGGCAGGATGCACGCCCTTCACGGTCAGACTCCTCAGGGCCGGTGCTCTCTGCTGCGCCGCCATCGGTATGGCCAATTCCCCCTTGGCGCAGGCTCAGACGGTCTTTCATTCCGGCGCAACCAGCCGCAGCGCAAATCTTCCGGATCTGTCAGCGCCTGCGAGCAGAACCCACGATCTCGCGCCCGTTGCCTTGCAGTCGGACCGCCTGGTGCTGCCCCAGCTTCGTGCACTCATCATCCAGCCTGCAGGGCGTATCAGCGAACAGGACGGGCGCTCCTCCCTGACCACTACCGGGCTCGATATTCTCCGCTCTCCTGATTTCACAGCCATCATGACGCCGTTCATCGGGCAGGCTCTGCGCTTCGGGCAGATGCAGGCGCTTATCGATGCCGTGGTCGGGTATTATCGCGCCAGGGGTCATGCCTTCGTGACGGTCAGCGTACCGCCCCAGAAGATCCATCAGGGCATCTTGCATATCGATGTGCTCGAATATCGCATCGGTGCGATACGGGTTGTCGGCAATCGCTGGTTTTCCGACCGCACCATCCGCAACCAAAGCGGGCTCCGAACAGGTCAGACACTTTCGCTGGACAGCCTCCAGACCGATCTGAGCTGGGTCAACAGCAACCCGTTCCGGACCATTGATATGGTCTATCGCCCCGGTGCCGCGCCGGGTTTGACGGATGTCGACCTGAAGGTTGCCGATCGCCTGCCGCTCTATGTTTACGGGGCCTACAACAACCAGCTCGATCCCACGCTGGGCCGCGTGAACTGGGATCTTGGCATATCATGGGGCAACGCCTTCAATCTGGGGCATATCCTTACCTATCAGTTGCAGCGCAGTGTCTCGGGGCGTTTCACGGGGCATAACGGCAGCTGGGAAATTCCGTTGACTTCCCGCGATGCCCTGCTGGTTTTCGGGAGTTATTCGGTCTCTTATCCGGTGGCCGATCAGCCCCTTACCAATAAGGGTATTTCAGGTCAGGCATCTCTGCGCTGGCAGCATATGTTGCCCCATATCGCCCTTGGTACGTTGTTCGGCCTCGATGGCACGACACAGCTTGGTTTTGACTGGAAATCGACCATCTCGGACCAGTTTAGCGCGGCTGTGCCACTCATTCTGGCCAATGCCGAGACCAACCAGTTTGTCGCCGGATTCATGGGATCGCTACAGGACCCTCTGGGCAAGACCGAGATCAACAACCAGATCGTTTACGGGCCGCCCGGTATTTCAGCCTATAACAAGAGGGGCTGGTATGAGACGATCTTCCCCAACGCCAAACCGAATTACGTCTATGACCGCCTGACCCTGAAGCGCGCCTTATCGCTCCCCTGGGGGTTCAAGGCCAATACGCGTGCCGCGTGGCAGGGCGCGACCCATAACCTGCTATATAGTGAGCAGCTGATGATTGGCGGCATGGGCACGGTGCGTGGCTATTACGTCAACACGTCCTTCGGCAGTCGTGGCCTGATGTTCAGCGAGGAGATCAATACCAAGGGCTTCTCGCTTGGCAAATGGACGGGGCTCAGCGCGTTGGAAGACACCAATACGCTCGGCGCGTTCTGGGACTGGGGCGATAATTCGCAGGTTCATCCGGCCGGTATCGGGCCGCGTGTGGTAACGCTTTCCAGCATCGGGGCCGATCTGAACAGCAAGATCAATCGGCATCTCAACATGACGGTCGACGCAGGCTGGCGTCTGCGCCGCGCAGCCAGTCGCGGCGATCGGGGCGTGTTCTGCGATTTCAATCTGGTGGCAGGGTTCTGA
- a CDS encoding sensor histidine kinase translates to MRRGSGTPETARMVARMARQGKRQSPEPRQVGSSGSGRGGHGLQPPASATRPILLGLIMAAIFAADTITHYEIAIPVLYTVVLLGAAFSFRPRNLIWLACLCLGLTGVSFAFTLHGNAATGAVNLLISSAAIVITAWLAIRLQHAREMALQGQSQLARIAHAQMVSGLTSSIVHELNQPLAAIATSGQACQRWLSATPPNVGRAEAALERIIRDTTRAADILTRMKDLTRGKVTECQRFNLADAAMDVVAMAQHRLEHHDIAARIRCKAGTLPAWGDPVQIQQVVSNLLLNAIEAIAAQGTGGGHIEIALWKEDNACLCRVSDDGAGIAPTLTDHLFEPFWSTKQEGTGIGLAISRTLIEANKGRIWLAQDRREGAAFCFSIPAACEEEA, encoded by the coding sequence ATGAGGAGAGGGAGCGGTACGCCCGAGACCGCCCGCATGGTCGCCCGCATGGCCCGGCAGGGAAAACGTCAGAGTCCCGAGCCACGTCAGGTCGGTTCATCCGGCTCCGGGAGGGGCGGTCATGGCTTGCAACCCCCTGCCAGTGCGACCCGTCCCATCCTGCTCGGCCTGATCATGGCCGCCATTTTTGCTGCCGATACGATCACCCACTACGAGATCGCGATACCGGTGCTCTATACGGTGGTGCTCCTAGGCGCCGCCTTCTCTTTTCGGCCAAGAAACCTGATCTGGCTTGCCTGCCTGTGTCTTGGTCTAACCGGAGTGAGCTTCGCGTTCACCCTGCATGGCAACGCGGCTACCGGAGCGGTCAATCTGCTGATCAGCTCGGCAGCGATCGTCATCACGGCCTGGCTTGCCATCCGGCTTCAGCATGCCAGGGAAATGGCCCTGCAGGGGCAGTCCCAGCTGGCACGCATCGCCCATGCGCAGATGGTCAGCGGTCTGACTTCGTCCATCGTGCACGAACTCAACCAGCCCCTCGCCGCTATCGCCACTAGCGGGCAAGCTTGCCAGCGCTGGCTCTCCGCAACACCGCCCAATGTCGGTCGGGCAGAGGCTGCCCTGGAGCGCATCATACGCGATACCACGCGTGCTGCTGATATCCTGACACGCATGAAGGATTTGACCCGTGGCAAGGTGACCGAATGTCAGCGTTTCAACCTGGCAGATGCTGCGATGGACGTGGTGGCAATGGCCCAGCATCGCCTTGAGCACCACGATATCGCGGCACGTATCCGCTGCAAGGCCGGTACCCTGCCTGCCTGGGGAGATCCGGTCCAGATTCAGCAGGTTGTGAGCAATCTTCTGCTCAACGCGATCGAAGCAATTGCGGCGCAGGGTACGGGTGGTGGCCATATAGAGATAGCCCTATGGAAGGAGGATAATGCCTGCCTGTGTAGGGTGAGCGATGACGGTGCCGGGATCGCCCCCACTCTCACGGATCACCTTTTTGAGCCCTTTTGGAGCACGAAGCAGGAAGGGACAGGTATCGGCCTCGCGATCAGCCGTACGCTGATCGAAGCGAATAAAGGCCGGATCTGGCTGGCTCAGGACCGGCGTGAAGGGGCAGCGTTCTGCTTCAGCATCCCTGCAGCATGCGAGGAGGAGGCGTAA
- the gap gene encoding type I glyceraldehyde-3-phosphate dehydrogenase has protein sequence MAVKIAINGFGRIGRLVLRGIIESGRTDVVPVAINDLGSVEENAHLLAYDSVHGRFPGTVRVDGSNLIIEANGRTYGPIRVSAERDPTKVPFEGVDVAMECTGLFTSKEKASALIKAGARKVLISAPGTDVDATIVYGVNNAMLTKDMTVISNASCTTNCLAPVAKVLDEAFGIECGYMVTIHSYTGDQRTVDTHHRDPRRARAAALNMIPTSTGAAKAIGLVLPHLKGRLDGTSIRVPTPNVSVVSLDFIPSRAPGSVQAINDALRAAAEGPLKGVLDYNEAPLVSTDFNHSYASSTFDATQTAVIDGGKMVRICSWYDNEWGFSNRMSDTAALFGSL, from the coding sequence ATGGCTGTGAAAATCGCGATCAACGGTTTTGGACGTATCGGACGTCTGGTGCTGCGTGGCATCATTGAAAGCGGACGTACGGATGTCGTGCCGGTCGCCATCAATGACCTCGGCTCGGTTGAAGAAAACGCCCATCTGCTGGCTTATGACAGCGTTCATGGCCGTTTCCCCGGCACGGTTCGCGTTGATGGCAGCAACCTGATTATCGAAGCCAATGGCCGCACCTATGGCCCCATCCGTGTTTCCGCCGAGCGCGACCCGACCAAGGTGCCGTTCGAAGGCGTCGACGTGGCCATGGAATGTACCGGCCTGTTCACCAGCAAGGAAAAGGCTTCGGCCCTGATCAAGGCTGGCGCACGCAAGGTCCTGATTTCCGCTCCGGGCACCGATGTCGATGCCACCATCGTCTATGGCGTGAACAATGCCATGCTGACGAAGGACATGACGGTCATCTCCAACGCATCCTGCACGACCAACTGCCTGGCACCGGTTGCCAAGGTGCTGGACGAAGCCTTCGGCATCGAATGCGGCTACATGGTGACCATCCACTCCTATACCGGTGACCAGCGCACGGTGGACACTCACCACCGCGACCCGCGCCGCGCCCGCGCTGCTGCCCTGAACATGATCCCGACCTCGACGGGCGCTGCCAAGGCCATCGGCCTGGTTCTGCCGCACCTCAAGGGACGTCTGGATGGCACCTCGATCCGCGTGCCGACGCCGAATGTTTCGGTCGTCTCGCTCGACTTCATCCCGAGCCGCGCACCGGGTTCTGTCCAGGCCATCAACGACGCCCTGCGCGCCGCTGCCGAGGGCCCGCTGAAGGGCGTTCTGGATTATAACGAAGCCCCGCTGGTGAGCACGGACTTCAACCACTCCTATGCATCCTCCACCTTCGATGCCACGCAGACGGCCGTGATCGATGGCGGCAAGATGGTGCGCATCTGCTCGTGGTACGACAATGAATGGGGCTTCTCGAACCGCATGTCCGATACGGCTGCGCTCTTCGGCAGCCTGTAA
- a CDS encoding phosphoglycerate kinase produces MASFHTLDDLSPEGKRVLLRADLNVPVRDGAITDTTRIDRVIPTICELADKGARVIILSHFDRPKGQVVPSMSLAPVAEMLESKIQHKVHFVSDCVGPKAEEAVANLKDGEVCVLENTRFHAGEEKNDPAFTDMMARLGDVYVNDAFSAAHRAHASTEGLAHHLPAYAGRLMEAELNALTAALELPERPVGALVGGAKISTKLDLIGNVLGKVDVLFIGGAMANTFLAAQGVAVGKSLQEADMHETARKIMAQANDGKCEIILPVDAVIAREFREGAPSEVCDIHAVPADAMILDAGPKTIALINAKLEGLKTLVWNGPLGAFEIKPFDTATVSVARKAAELTKAGKLKTIAGGGDTVSALRHAGVADQMSYVSTAGGAFLEWLEGKLLPGIAVLTDAARNAFPI; encoded by the coding sequence ATGGCCAGTTTCCATACGCTCGATGACCTGTCTCCTGAGGGAAAGCGCGTCCTTCTGCGCGCTGACCTCAACGTGCCGGTGCGTGATGGCGCCATCACGGACACGACGCGTATCGATCGCGTCATTCCCACCATCTGCGAGCTGGCCGACAAGGGCGCGCGCGTGATCATCCTGAGCCATTTCGACCGCCCCAAGGGCCAGGTCGTGCCCAGCATGTCACTCGCCCCTGTTGCCGAAATGCTGGAGTCAAAAATCCAGCACAAGGTGCATTTCGTGTCCGACTGCGTTGGACCGAAAGCGGAAGAAGCCGTTGCCAACCTCAAGGATGGCGAAGTCTGCGTTCTCGAAAACACCCGCTTTCATGCCGGTGAGGAAAAGAACGACCCGGCTTTCACCGACATGATGGCCCGTCTGGGCGATGTGTATGTGAACGACGCCTTCTCGGCGGCCCATCGCGCTCATGCCTCGACCGAAGGTCTGGCCCATCATCTGCCGGCCTATGCCGGTCGCCTGATGGAAGCGGAGCTGAACGCCCTGACCGCAGCGCTTGAACTGCCTGAACGCCCTGTCGGTGCGCTTGTTGGCGGCGCGAAGATCTCCACCAAGCTCGATCTGATCGGGAACGTGCTGGGCAAGGTCGATGTGCTGTTCATTGGCGGCGCCATGGCGAACACCTTCCTTGCGGCGCAGGGCGTTGCTGTTGGCAAGTCGCTTCAGGAAGCCGACATGCATGAGACAGCACGCAAGATCATGGCACAGGCCAATGACGGCAAGTGCGAGATCATCCTGCCGGTCGACGCCGTGATCGCCCGCGAATTCCGCGAAGGTGCCCCTTCGGAAGTCTGTGACATCCATGCCGTACCGGCCGATGCCATGATTCTCGATGCTGGCCCCAAGACGATCGCGCTGATCAACGCCAAGCTCGAGGGCCTCAAGACCCTGGTCTGGAATGGTCCGCTCGGCGCCTTCGAGATCAAGCCTTTCGATACGGCCACGGTTTCTGTCGCCCGCAAGGCGGCTGAACTGACCAAGGCAGGCAAGCTCAAGACCATCGCCGGTGGTGGTGATACCGTCTCGGCGCTGCGCCACGCGGGGGTTGCCGACCAGATGAGCTATGTCTCGACGGCTGGCGGTGCCTTCCTCGAATGGCTCGAGGGCAAGCTTCTGCCCGGTATTGCAGTGCTCACAGACGCTGCCCGCAACGCTTTCCCGATCTGA